The Halictus rubicundus isolate RS-2024b chromosome 18, iyHalRubi1_principal, whole genome shotgun sequence genome contains the following window.
ttcatgtgTAATCTTGTACTGTGTTTATGTAACTATATTTGTAGATCAAAATGATCCAGGTGGGCTTGATGCACCTGTTGATACAGGTACTGTTTTCATACTATCTACGCAttcaaaaatttgaatattaaGCTAAAATCTCAACAGGCACATTGTTACTGCTttgtttttaataaacttctttTTGGTAGATCAACCTGAAAATATGCACAAACTTTCCGAAGATAAGGACAACATGTCTTCTTTTCATACTATGAGGACAGACGAAGAATCCCACTTTTTTACATACTTCACAGTACTCTCCTTAATCTCTATTGTTGCGTACATTGGTTATTATAATAAACAAAAGGTAATGGATTCTTTTGAATGAATGAAGTTCTTTCTATACACTGTTGCTAATTGCATTTTTTGATATTACAGATACTAGCGATTGTATTAGAAGGACGAAGATCACGAAACCGCCGCGGTAGACCGCGTCCTAACACAGCCAATTATCGTAAACTAGATTGTACATTAGAGGAAGCAGTTACGTCACAGTGTAATGCAAATGTTACCCATGTTATATATTAATGCATGTAATGTATTTGATACATCAAAATAACTGTATAATAGCACCCCACGTGCAACCCATTTTGTATTTAAGTATACTTCCATTATTATATGAGTTTATTTTGAACGAATTAACTATTTCTTTATGTTCTATAAATCTTTACCATCTTAGAACTATTGCTAAATAATATAGCGCAATTTGATTATAAGTTATCATGGTAtaatattttactaaaatttcACTTCTTATTTGATTTTACCATATTAGAGTGATttttgaatacaaacaaatgaaATCTATAACTTTAGTTGCTTTCTATGTATTACACAAATACTTACTAGATTTTGTGCTTTATCGTAtttctattaaatattttatttagcaaagaacattttttatttactaGAAATaggttttcctttttttttaaaatcCATACAGAATTATTTTGGTTCACTTTTCTATAATGTATTTGTCTCTTAAGTTTTCACAGTACGGTtgttaaaaaatacaattttagtaTATGGGTTTGTGGTATGTACTTAGAAAATACAGACATACATAAAAGTTTATATATGcctgataaaattaaaatatttaaaagaaaattatgtatATTTTATGGATGTTGACTATTTGTtagttaaaattttaaaaataacgacCGTTTTGATGTCTTTGAAATCATTTACTTTTGTACGTTTCTATTTTCCGTTTGTTCATATCTCTATTCTCCTCGAGAATAAATGCATTTACATACATCATCATCTCTTTCTGTTTAATTTTGATCAATAAATGAATTCGTGTAAATATAATATCCAaaacatttgtttcattttaaaattgttcgaaaTTTGCCAGGTATATGTAGATTTTTGTGTATAATTGTACatacataaatattaaatgCCGGAACTATCGGTTACGAAAGTAGCACACTTTGGAAGCGATACATTTCATTCGTAAAGGCGCAAAAAGTTTTTTCGAAGAACAGTAGTTGCCCTCAGATACCGTAAGATCATTGGTGCAGTGACCCAAATACcgacaattcaattaaatttccCATTCGTACTTATCGCTTATGTGAAATATCTACATCTAAAAGTAAATTTTCAATAAGGATCAACTCTGATCTGCTTCTGATCTCCTCTTGACCGTGTTCACAGCAGAGAGTTATTATAATTTGTCCCATCGACAATACGTTATCAGAAGTGGTCTCTTAAAGGGGTACACCACTACGTAAGATTAAAATTAttggtaaattaaaaaatttttattttctgtaattattaaataaaatgggATATTTACCAATACCTTGACTTTACTTTtatatctttttattatttaaaattacaaaatgtcgACGTTATACAATATTGTCTATCATTATGTTTGGTGATCCTTCTTAagcctcgtacagacctgaacatttcgactgatttcgacgaacattgcgccgaacagtgGGCAATtgggacaaaatcggattcaaaatcaaggaactttcgataggaatgaggtagagcgatgaaattttttttaaatgaaagctgcaactttgtagaatatgggaaaatagagagattgtggtacgaacgttttttaacctcgagaaaattcgttaaacgcgcacaaattcaagaaaattttagtttttccaataccacgcgcggaaaaaatttttttttaacatgctgtacataatttcccatagattttttcacgctgatttcaaatctggtctcaaaatttgtctacgacctcaggattttgtaaaaaatagatttttgtgacaaaaactaatgaagtcattttttcgttgaaatgattggatggtaataatctttctattttttcccatattcttcatagtttcagctttaatttaaaaaaaatttcatcgttctacctcattcctatcgaaagttccttgattttgaatcctattttgtccaaattgcccactgtgcgccgttcggcgcaatgttcgtcgaaatgttcaggtctgtacgaggctTTAGATGGCACCCAACTCCAAAGTTACTGGAACATGGGTagaaggcaaaaaatttttatgttaacttaatcaagaataaatacTTGTTAATACTTGTAACGTACGATTTTCTTGATATcttaatttattgaatttttataaattttttgaaCTTAATTATTCTTAGGGAAAAAAGATTGCATTCTTTAAACAACCGCCATTATCTTAGttttttgaattattaaaaaatcgtacgtTACATTGAAAGATATTCTTGATTAAGTTcacataaaaatgttctaccttcTAGGTATGTTTCCGTGACTTTTGGTGCTGGGTGCCATCTAGGACCCGCCAAACATGATGATAGACAATATTGTATAACGTcgacattttgtaattttaaatgataaaaaaatatgaaagtaaCGTCAAGGTGGTGCTAAATATCCctgaaaaagatattttcaatttatttaccaattactgaaaataaaaattttttattttaccaatCATTTTAAACTTACCTGCTGGCGTACCCCGTTAAGCgaaatatatattgttacaatATCGGTAgttataattttcattttccatgTAACCTTCAAAATGctgtattttaaaataaaatcttcACATGACAATTACTGTTCATCATCTCGTTTAAATACATTCACATTGgcgttaaaaataagtataacgaTTTATGTATTCTAGATTTAAGCAATAATTTTAGTGCATAATGAATACAGATATTCGTACGTGTTAATATGTATTAATATAAAAGTCTTAGTCATATATTTACAATGAGTTTGCTCGAAATTGTACCGAATTAATTTATCACACGAAATGCCGTCCACTTATACACGGTACGCTCTAAAAATATTGTAAGTTTCAGTatcaaatatttaataaatttcataCAACAAAATCATTGCATCCTTTATCTATAAGCAACGATCCTGTATGATAACAAATGGTTTGTTCGTTTTTCCtaccaaaaattgatttttaattagTACAGTAGAGACTCGATTATCGAAAATTCGAATAATACGGAAGGGTCGATGCGTTCATAAATCGGGCAATAAAAACACAGAAAATATTTACGCTTAATTAATTGATCAAAGTTTGGttaattgttttaaaaaaatctGACTATTTACATTTTTGTACTCTTTACGTTAAACTTTCGAAAAAATGATTCTACCGTAAAGATCGAAGCACCTCTGATAATACGGAATCTCGGCTAAACGAGACTCGGATAATCGAGACTCTAGAACAGAGCTGTGCAGCGTATGCCCGTATGGGcaacgattttcttgccctgggcatcagtggcgccagatgaggggaggagcGCGAATTGAGGAGAAAAAATTACCCTCTCTCTTCCAGTACCTCGGATGAGTTTTTATTGGCTTTCCCCTTTAAACTCTTGTACATGTTAACATTTCAATACTCATGTTTTTATTATTCtatttacaaataaataaataacatacTTTTCTGCTATTATTTAGGGCAGTAGCACGCGTCTTTAGTTTGTTGCAATATCCAATTTAGATGCGGGCCCACTCTCGTGTATACCGAAATTGCAGGTTCGTTGCCACATTCATTTACGTCCGAAATTATGCCTGTCGCAAAGTATAAATTTTCTTATCAGTAAGGATCCTGTCTATTTTCGTTCACATACAAATAAAGCTCAATAACATTTCATGCATTTTTATGCAACAATTGCACAATTTTACAGCGTCCTTATTTGTAAGTTGACAGGTGCAAGAATAAATTAGACGAtaataatttagaaaattcttttaGACTGCATTTTATcatgaaatataattttttaatagcgTATTATAACGATATACATACCTACAAGATCATAAATTCCTGCATATGAACGATATTGAACTGAGAAACCTACATCGttctgaaaaaatatattcataaacatgataaattattacAAGTCTTGAATATTCCGATAGTTTTATTGAAACAATGTTGAAACGATCTACAAAAATTAAAGTCTACTCTTAATCTCCCTTCAGAATTTGTACTAAAAATAATGAATACGTAAATGATATCAGATTTCGAAtactttaaatttaaaaattgcaatcacAAATACTCTTCTGCTGTTACTAATATTCTCTCTAAATATGTAAGAAGTATAATTTTTTAGTATGATGAATTCCTTTAAAGTAATATGCATTTTAATCTTATACTTTATCAACAAATAGGTATTGGTACTGATAAAATAGGTACCTGAAAGTAATTGGTAAATTGGTAATTGTTAAACGCGTGttgataaaattaattaacataCCTCACATACTATAGAACTTCCACCTAAAATACCAGCACAACCGGAGTCTTTGTGGAAGTTCAATGGATTTATTCCGGATTTAATGCATTCGTTGTGACCTAAAATCGGAAGTCCTAATTTCCGTGGACGACAGGTTTGATTGTTGTTCTTGTCTTCAGTTTTGCTTATTGTCCATCCAACCAGGGTTCCTACTTGACCGAGGTAGGTCGAGCCTGGAAGTTAACATGTTCAATGACTGTATACGTATAATATGCTTCAGGACCAAAATTGGTGTACGTTGTGTTTCTTGAActcttatttttattctatctcAGTCCCGTTCAGCAAACCTTGCgccgggcaagggcgcccgccgatgtcCGCGAGCATAGTTGAGGGCAATGCGACGACAGTAGGAAAACTATTGTCGTAGGCCagggatgggcatttttgtctcaattgagtAAAGACCCTCTCCATCATAGCGCCCAATGTCCCCTTCCAGTAAACGTCGTTACCATGGAGCAACGAAGTCGCGAgccaccagcgaacgcgacgaaggtgcgcgctgcatgaaaaagaggttggtgggagaagcaaccgtttgaggggcccctaccgtgccatAGGCTAAACCAGAGCCGGGCACCTGGCGGCCCATGGGCCGCACACTGTTTCTTTCCCCTGTTCCCAGCGTCTGCCAGCTTCTCCTACAATTCGACTGGTATCCTATGAAAGAAATAACGTGCGACCAGCGGGACCCAGTTCCCCTGCTCTGAAGATAAAGTCATCGCTAGGAGTGGTGCTGGAGAGTGGGAGAACCGGCAAACTAATAGTGGGGGTCTTGCAGCGACGGcagggaagaagttgcccggctCTGGGCTAAATCATCGAAAGGATGCGTGGTTCGTTTCCCGCTAGTGTCCCGCAAGTCGCTTATGCCCGGGgaaccaaattctctgcccgcacaGGCGATAGCTGAACGAGACTGCTCCATCTAGTTAACCGCGGTCAGCAATTTCTAAGCAAAACGCACGAAATTTCAAGTTTATAACTATTTAAAGAATAAGTTAGAGACACTTGTTTCAAGGGATGACATCACCCTCTAAAAGGTCACCCCTTTAAAACGAaaacaaacagaaaaatttGATTTGATTCGAAGTTTTTGAAACCATACGCATTGTATCTTttgtacatttttcatttcattccagTGTATCTACCTCTAAATTGCTGTCCTTTCTTTCTGAATACATTTTAATACGAATACACATGCTATTCAATTGCTAGGTAAACACCAGCCCTGCAGTTCTTTATTTTTTGggatttataaattttgttgAAGAGTACCTGGATTCGGCAGACAGATAGGCGATATCCTTCTTTCGAATTTGATTGGTTGGCTTAATTTGATTAACGCCAAGTCATGGGAGCGAGAGCCAGGATTATATTCCGGGTAAAGGAACACCGATTCTACGCTGAGAGTCGCCGATGATACGTCTAAGCTGCATCTGTCGTACTCTCCAAGAGAAACTTTGATTTCCGCCGGAGTTACGCTATTCAAATAAACTTAAATTATTGTCAGATTCAAATAATCGTTTGAATAAAATACTTCACTACGTTTTCATAGAATATTAGGTAAAAGAATTAGGTAAAAGAAGAATTTTAGGTAAAATTTCGGAACATGTACAATTTTGATCGCAAgttattttctagtcttaaacaCGTTACGAACCTGACTAGTTGACTGGCTGCGGTTAAAATGTAACGATCGTTGATCAGAACTCCGCTGAAGGATAATTGCGATCTCACATGAACGTTTGCCAGCCACGGGAACTCGTGCGCTATGGTGTATTCTCCGCCAAGAATTCGCGACTCACCGGATCGATTCGGTCGTCCGCACACTACATATTTATGCATTCGAACAATTCAACACGAACGTCATTAGAGATTGATGCTGGTACGCACGGCTGATTCGAAGAATCATTTTGTAGCATAGTTTACTCACTGCAGTTCCCGCAACTTTTGAACCTGCCGAACAGGAAGTCCAAAACGCCTCTGGTGGGTCTAGTTCTATTTTTCGCGTTTAAGTCCTGCTGAATAAATAAACTTTTTGATGAAACtaattgaaaattttgcaaTCAGGTTTTTTACAACGTCTATACATGTATACACATATTAGCAACGCGTGTTGTTCTCGACCCAAGGTATTCTCGATTTATTTAACGTTCCTATTCGTTCAAAAAGATTGAAAGAGATTCTTAAAacaaagaatattttattttgaataatttatgaATATTATCACTTGAGTGCGCGTCAATGGTTTTGTCCTTATATGTATAAAACACTTAGGAAATATATTTCTGTTGCTACTTTCGATACGGTTTGATTTATGTTACTATTTCCTGTTATAGAACGTTCTAGAACGTGTAAAATCACGCCAACGTTTGTATGGGAGAATTCGTGTACACTTTTCAATTCCCGCGTGAATCTAACCGAAAGTAGAAGAAGCGAATGGAACCGGAAGTAGCGAAGGAAGATGCAGCCTTACTGGAGAGTCGAATTGGTCGCAGCGAATCGATCCCGAAATTAGCAGAACGATGCAAACGAGATACTTGACAAGTTCTTGCAGCTTCATGGCTTTTCTCTTGACTGTTGGAACGGTACTGGGCTCGGCTAAACAACTGGTTTGTATAGCGGGACTATCGTTGCCCGCATCCAACAGGCCCCAAGGCTTTTTCTTCACGTTTCCCACGCCCAAGTCCGAAACTTCTTTTCGAGGATACCGATCCGAGGATGTCCTCGGCatgtttcattttcatttgaACTTTAAGTAACGGGGAACCGGTTTGCTGGTACTGTTAGACGCTTTTTGGC
Protein-coding sequences here:
- the LOC143362912 gene encoding chymotrypsinogen A; protein product: MKLQELVKYLVCIVLLISGSIRCDQFDSPDLNAKNRTRPTRGVLDFLFGRFKSCGNCMCGRPNRSGESRILGGEYTIAHEFPWLANVHVRSQLSFSGVLINDRYILTAASQLVSVTPAEIKVSLGEYDRCSLDVSSATLSVESVFLYPEYNPGSRSHDLALIKLSQPIKFERRISPICLPNPGSTYLGQVGTLVGWTISKTEDKNNNQTCRPRKLGLPILGHNECIKSGINPLNFHKDSGCAGILGGSSIVCENDVGFSVQYRSYAGIYDLVGIISDVNECGNEPAISVYTRVGPHLNWILQQTKDACYCPK